The Flavobacteriales bacterium genome contains the following window.
AGGGTTCCGCCAGTGAGGCGCTCGAGTGCCTCACCATTGTGCAGGAGCAAAGCGCCTGGCCCGAGAAAGCCGCGCGCGCCGCGGCCAAAGACCTGCGGCTGGCGTCCACCAGCGAAAAGGACGAACTGAAAGCCTCGGTCCTTACGGATATCGCCGAGGAATTGGAGCGCAGGCTCGGTAAGTGATCAGCCCTTCAGGTAGCGCTCCACGTTCCGCTGGATGCGCGCGCTGATGTCGCTCGTATCGGCAGGTGCGAAGGCATTCCCGGTGATGAGGTCGTGCAGTTCGATGTAGCGTTCGGTCACGCTCTGAACAAATCCATCATCCATCACCGGCACCTGCTGGCCTTCCTTGCCCATGAAGTCATGAGCAATGAGCCACTGCCGAACGAACTCCTTGCTCAGTTGCCTCTGGGCCTCGCCCCTGTCCTGCCGCTCGTCGTAACCGTTCAAGTGGAAGTACCGTGAACTGTCCGGCGTGTGGATCTCGTCGATGAGCAGGATCTCCCCTGCGGCGTTCCTCCCGAACTCGTACTTGGTGTCAACGAGGATGAGGCCACGTTTCCTCGCGATCCCGCTACCACGCTTGAACAAGGCCAGCGCGTACTTCACCATGGTCTCCCATTCCGCCTTGGTGCACAGTCCGCGATCAAGGATCTCCTGCGGCGTGATGTCCTCGTCGTGGCCTTCATCGGCCTTGGTGCTGGGCGTGATGATGGGCTCGGGAAATGCATCGCTCTCACGCAGACCTTCGGGCATGGATGCGCCGCAAAGCACCCGATGGCCTGCTTGGTATTGGCGCCAGGCGTGCCCGCTCAAGTAACCGCGCACCACCATCTCGACCTTCACCGGGGTGCAGCCCTGGCCCACGATCACCTGCGGGTCGGGCATGGCCACGGCCCAGTTGGGGGCCACCTCGCGAGTGGCTTGCAGCATGCTCCAGCTCACTTGGCTCAGCACCTGTCCCTTGTGCGGGATGCCGCGCGGCAGGATCACATCGAAAGCGCTGATGCGGTCGCTGGCCACCATCACCAAGCGGCCATCGCGCAGTTTGTACACGTCCCGCACTTTGCCGCGGTACACGTTCTCCGCCTCGTCCAAGCGCAGGTCGCTGCGCATCAAAGTCCCATCGCTCATCGGTCGCGTTGTTCTTCGCGTTCGCGGAAGGCCATTACCACCTTCGTTACCAATTCGTGGCGGATGATGTCCTTTTCATCCATTTCCACCACCCCGATGCCTTCCACCTTCCGCAGCATGTCCACGGCCGGCACCAACCCACTGGGCTGGTTGCGCGGCAGGTCCACTTGGGTAACATCGCCAGTGATGACGAACTTGGCGTTGCGGCCCATGCGGGTAAGGAACATCTTCACTTGGGGCAGGGTGGCGTTCTGCGCCTCGTCCAGGATCACGAACGCATTGTCCAGCGTGCGTCCGCGCATGAAGGCCAAGGGGGCTATCTGTATGATGCCGTTCTCCATGTATTCGGCCAGCTTCTGGACGGGCACCATATCGCGCAGCGCATCATAGAGCGGCTGCAAGTACGGATCCAACTTGTCTTTGAGGTCGCCGGGCAGGAAACCGAGGTTCTCCCCTGCCTCCACAGCCGGCCGCGTGAGGATGATGCGGCGCACGCTCCGGTCCTTGAGCGCCTTCACGGCCAAGGCAACGGCGGTGTAGGTCTTACCACTACCGGCCGGGCCAATGGCAAAGACCATATCGTTGGTCTGGACGGTTTCCACCAGTCGCTGCTGCCCCGGCGTGCGTGCCTTGATGCGCAAACCTTGGTTGCCGTGAACGAGCGTACCCGGCTCGTCCGGTTCCGCACCACGGTCGCCGTTGCCCATGATGTCGTCCAGGACTTTCCGCGGCAGATCGTTGTAGCGCGCCACGTGCTTCACCAGTTCATCGAAGCGCTCGGCGAAGCGATCGATCTCCTCGGCATCGCCCTTCACCATGAGGGTTTCGCCCCTGGCTATGAGCACCAGCTTAGGAAAGATCCCCTTGATGATCCTCAGGTTGCTGTCGTTGGCGCCCAGCACGGCCATGGGATCGGCGCCTTCAATGGTGATGGTGCGTTCGCTCAATCGCTGCGGAATAGGCCGCCGAAAATACCCGTAGCAAGTATGGCCGGGCACGGGTTGGCGGTCGGCGTTTGCACGATCGGACCATCGTACTACCTTCAACCTGCTCTTTCGCCAGCTCCATGCCGGTGCGCCGGCAGGCCCAAGGGCTTCGTTCCTTTCTTCCAACCCTCCGCCACCGTTCCGCCTTGCTCCGGGAGCAGCGTGAGACGAAGCGACGACGGACCAACCTTTCGATCGTCATGAAAGCCTTCGATGCGAAACACATCAAGAACGTCGTGCTCCTGGGAGCCCACGGAAGCGGCAAGACCACGCTGGCCGAGACAATGCTCTTCGAGGCGGGTCTGATCACACGCCGCGGCCGGGTCGAAGACAAGAACACCGTTAGTGACTTCAACGCCATCGAACACGAACGCGGCAGCAGCGTGTACACCACCTGCCTGCATACCGAATGGCGCAATTACAAGATCAATATACTGGACACGCCGGGGCTTGACGACCTGGTGGGCGAGACCATTCCGGCCCTGCGTGTTGCCGACACCTGTGTGCTGCTGCTTGATGCGCACCACGGCGTAGAGGTCGGTACCGATCTGGTCTGGGAACACATGCAGCGGTACGACCGCCCTGTCATCATCGGCATCAACAAGCTCGATCACCCCAACGCCGACTTCGACACCACGTTGACGCAAGCGAAAGAGCACTTCGGCAATGCCGTTACGGTGATGCAGTACCCGTTGGAGCAGGGCGAAGGCTACCACCGTATGATCGACCTGCTGAAGATGACGATGTACGTCTTCAAGGATGCGGGAGGCAAACCCGAGAAGCAGCCGATCCCGGAAAGTGAAAAGGCCCGTGCCGAAGAACTGCACAAAGTGCTGGTGGAGAAGGCTGCCGAGAACGATGAAGCGCTGATGGAGCACTACTTCGAGCGCGGCGAACTGGACGAGGACGAGATGCGCCTTGGACTGAAGCAGGGCATGATGAAGCGCACCTGCTTCCCGGTCTTCTGCCTTAGCGCACTGCGCAACATGGGCAGCGGCCGGCTCATGGGCTTCATCGACAACGTGGCACCAAGCGCCGTGGAAATGCCGCCCGAGCCCTTGGCCAGCGATGGACGCGACCCCTCGGCCATTTGGCTCGAATGCAAGGCCGATGGGCCTGCCGTGCTGTTCACGTTCAAAACAGTGATGGAACCGAAGACGGGCCAGCTCTCGTTCTTCAAGGTGATGAGCGGAACGGTGA
Protein-coding sequences here:
- a CDS encoding phosphoribosylaminoimidazolesuccinocarboxamide synthase gives rise to the protein MRSDLRLDEAENVYRGKVRDVYKLRDGRLVMVASDRISAFDVILPRGIPHKGQVLSQVSWSMLQATREVAPNWAVAMPDPQVIVGQGCTPVKVEMVVRGYLSGHAWRQYQAGHRVLCGASMPEGLRESDAFPEPIITPSTKADEGHDEDITPQEILDRGLCTKAEWETMVKYALALFKRGSGIARKRGLILVDTKYEFGRNAAGEILLIDEIHTPDSSRYFHLNGYDERQDRGEAQRQLSKEFVRQWLIAHDFMGKEGQQVPVMDDGFVQSVTERYIELHDLITGNAFAPADTSDISARIQRNVERYLKG
- a CDS encoding PhoH family protein, whose product is MAVLGANDSNLRIIKGIFPKLVLIARGETLMVKGDAEEIDRFAERFDELVKHVARYNDLPRKVLDDIMGNGDRGAEPDEPGTLVHGNQGLRIKARTPGQQRLVETVQTNDMVFAIGPAGSGKTYTAVALAVKALKDRSVRRIILTRPAVEAGENLGFLPGDLKDKLDPYLQPLYDALRDMVPVQKLAEYMENGIIQIAPLAFMRGRTLDNAFVILDEAQNATLPQVKMFLTRMGRNAKFVITGDVTQVDLPRNQPSGLVPAVDMLRKVEGIGVVEMDEKDIIRHELVTKVVMAFREREEQRDR